GGAAGAGGCAGCTTTGTTATGGATGCACAGTGACCAGGGGAGTCCCAGACTCAGTAGTCCTCGGGGACCCAAAGAACTGTGATATCACCGCTGAAGTAAAGCTTGCCAAAGCAAGCAGCTTCCTGTGTAGTCTTTAAAGGGAGAAATGAGAAGGAGATATTTACCTTAGACAGAGGGAGATGCAGAGTGGACCTGGGACTTTCTCCCTCTCTGAACTGTAGCCTTGCAGTTGCCTAGTAGGCTGGCAGGTAGTGGACACAGGGCCAAGCACATGTGCATCCATGCATACTCAAGTGTGCCACTCATGTACTACTCCAAGCCCACCTCTCGTGGACACTGTTGTTCTGGAGATTAATGAGTAGTAGGGGCCCTAAAGACTTCATCTGAAACCCTCCCAGAGTATACAGAGACAGTAAAAGAGTGAGCTGTGGCCAGGAGCCTGGATTTGGAAACAGTGATCAACTTAGTCTGTACATAGTGTGCACTCCAAGGGTAGCTGTGTGGGCCATGCAGGAATGCGCTGGGGGGAGTGTCTTGTGGCTGTATACCTGTGTTCAGTGCATTTCAATGTCTCTAGGCAGTCCTTGGGCACATGCTTTGAATCCCAGGAGCCCAGGAAAATCAAGAGACCCTGACACCCAATGCCtttttagttactttttctgAGTCCAGGTTACCCTGCTAGAGGACATGTCAAGGATCTGGGGATACAGATTACTAGTGGAATCCTTGCCTATCAATCTCAAGGTCCTGACTTCCATCTCAAGCaccactaaaacacacacacacacacacacacacacacacacacacacacacacacacacgagcacacgtacacacacgcacatgcacacaaacacccTTACAGAAGACACGTGAGGAATCTGACTCTGTCTTCCCACATGCCCCTCTTCACATTATGCATGTAGTAGCTTCCCACCCCAGAGATGCTTTTCGTAGACCTCTGTGTCTCTGCTGTGCACTGGGGACaattgtttggtttttcaggCAAGTAAGAACTCAGTGCCACAAAGAATACCACAGCGTACACGATAGGTGATTGTAACACTAGCTGATTAGTTATTATTATGGGCCCCAGGTGCTGGGGCCTCTTCCCTGCCCACTCTGCCCCTCCTGCCCACTCTGCCCCACCTGCCCCCTCTGCCCCACCTGCCCACTCTGCTCCACCTGCCTAGGTATCCAGAGTTGATCATAAACAGGAAAGCACTGGGCAGTGAGTATACACCAGCACTGGCCAAGGCCTATCCCGTTATCAGTTCCTAGGAACTGACAACACTCCCGGCCCAGTCTTCCTTGGGCAGACAGCTGCCAATTCTGGCCTCCGGATGTGGGCAATGTGGGGCCCTCTCTGAGGCAGCCTTACAGGCTGGCCAGCTACTCTGTGCAGCCTGCCTCCTGGCCTGGGGCCTGGCTAGCAGGCTGCACAGCTTGCACTGTTTCCTCCAGGCTGCCACTGGGGAACACCACGTAGTGTGCGGTCGTCAGCTCCAGTGGCTCCCTCTGGTTCTCTTTGCTGTGCCAGATGCCATAGCCAAAATACACGACGAGTCCTGCAAGAGTGGGCATGAGCCTAAGGGGCAGGTCCCAACCCCACCTGCCCTCCTTGTCCTCCCATGGTGGGCCTATCCAAGCCCAGGCCCTACTCACCAACCAGCAGCCAAAAGATAAAGCGCAACCAGGTCAGGTAGCTCAGCTTCAGCATGAGGCAAATGTTGAGAAGGATGCTGAGGGCTGGAGTCAGGGGCACCAAAGGGATCTGAGGGTGCAAGAGTGAGGCTGAGCTTGGCTGTAGGATAGATATACCAGTCCAGAGCCTGTGTGGAAGTCCCACAGAAACCTTCTTTGTCTTTGAAGATTTGGGGCCAGGTGTACCCTCGCCATGCAGAATGTTGGAGAAAGTGGGAATGTATAAACCTGCTTCCCCAGCCCCATGAGCCCTTGCAGAATGGCTCAGGTAGCATGAGAGACTGGGGTAAAGGGAACAGGTTGGCCTGGGAAGGGACAGTATTGGTGAGGCACAAAtctgggggatggggatggggatagGGGTGTACCTGAAAAGTGTCTTGCTTCTTTTGCTGCTGGTGAGCCCCCAGGACCAGAAGGCTGAACAGAAAGACAGAACCACTGATGGCCAGCAGCAGGACATAGCCCCACCGTGGGAGGTGCAGGTCTGAGTTTCCGAAGACCAGCACACATGCCAGGAAGATAGCTGAGGCTACCAAGATGCCAAGCGCCCAGGCCACAGCAGTTCCAGGGCTGCATCCATTCAGGAAGCCCAGGAAAGGCTTCAGGGCTGGTCGCAGCTGCCCAGTCTCAGACATCGAGGTCTGTTCTGCACCTACTAGCTGTATGTGGTCCGAGAAGGAGTCATACTTCTTAGTTGTAGGACCAGGGCTGGCTAGGCACAGGGAGCCGGGTGGAGCAGCTTTCTGGAAACGCAGCACAATGATGCTAGTGGCTACAAAGGTATAGGCCAGCAGGGTACCGATGGATAGAAACTGGACCAATGCCTCAAGGTCCATCAGCAGTGCCAGGAGAGCCATGAGGACCCCAAACACCAGGATTCCTACTACAGGCACCTGTGTCCGGGGATGTACACGGGCAAACACCTGGAAGAAGAGCCCGTCGGCGGCCATGGCATAGACAATGCGAGGCAGGGAGAAGAGGTTGCTGAGCAGGACCGTATTCATGGCTGCAGCAGAGCATAGGGAGCTATCAGCATGGCAGATAAGCCCAGCAGGGCTGCTACTAGGCTCTCAGATAGAGTGTGTATGGAGGGTATTAGCTTCTCACCTCCCACCGAGGAATGGGGCACTTCCCTTTAGGTCTAGGCCCATTAAAGAGCTTTTGAGAGCTAGCAGTCTGACCTGTGTACAATTTGTGGGGAGAGGTTCTGCCTACAAGTCTCTGAAAACCAGTATTTTCGTGAGCTCATTATACAGGTAGTAAAACCGGGGCCTGGACAGAAGTATTTTGAGAGGTGTGGGGGAAGGCCCACTACCCTGTCCCCTCCCACCCTGCCCAGAAGGTCCCTTACCACAGATGGAGCCAACCGCCACAATGAAGCCAGCCCAGCTGTAGCCCCGCCTGTAGAAGGCATCAGCGAGTGCTGAGTCAGGATCCAGACTGTGCCAAGGTACCATGAGGGTCAACACAGTGGAGACCAGAATGTAGGCACCAGCTGCCAGGCCAAGGGAGATGGCGATGGCCATGGGCACAGCCCACCGAGGGTTTTTGGCCTCCTCACTGGAGGCAGCAATAACATCAAAACCCACAAAGGCATAGAAACAGGTGGCCGTGCCTGCCAGGATGCCAGAGAAGCCGTAGGGTGCAAAACCACCCTCTTCTAGGCTCCAGTTGTGAGGGCGGGCCAGGATGAAACCCAGAACGATGATGAAGAGGATGACAATCATACTGATGGCTGAGAATGTGTGGTTAAGCCAGGAGGAGACTCGGGCTCcacaggagacaaaggcagaagcCACAAGTAAAATGCCAGCAGCCAGAAAATCTGGATAACGGGCCAGGAAGGGCATCTGCCAGACACCCATGTGGGACTCTGTGAAGTTACGAATGCTGTGGTTAAAGATGGCATCCAAATAGCCACTCCAGGCCCGGGCCACAGCAGCACCTCCAATGAGGTATTCCAGAAGCACATTCCAGCCTATGAGGAATGCCCATATTTCACCCATGGACACGTAGGTGAACAAGTATGCAGAGCCAGTACGGGGCACACGGGCTCCAAATTCTGCATAGCATAGTGCTGCCAGCAAGGAGGCTACTGCAGCCACCAAAAAGGACAAGAGCACAGCAGGGCCAGCCATGTCCTTGGCCACTGTGCCTGTGAGCACATAGAGCCCAGACCCCACCATGCCACCCACACCCAGTAGGGTCAAGTCCAGTGTGGACAGGCAGCGTCGCAGTGACGTCTCCATGCTAGACTCTTCCAGTGGCTTCAGACGGTTCAGTTTCTGGCAGAAGCGTGCCAGGCGGGCAGTGCTGGGAAGTCCCGGGGACATGGCAGACGGCTGAGGAGTCCTGAGCCAGCTTCTGGAAACTGCTGGGGACAGGCAGCAGGAATAACCAGCCAGCCTCTGTTCTTTCACAGACTGTCCACCCAGATCTCGCCTCTCCCTAGGATCCCAGGACACCTGCACTGTAGACCTACCTTAGAAGGCTTAAACGAGAGTATGTGTGTAGGGCGGGGTGGTGTCAGGGACCGTGGGCAGGAGGGACTGAAACCATGGAGGTCCTTCCTGTCAGCCTCAGGCAGTGGAAATGGCAGGGTGGTGCAGACCTGGAACCCTGCAGGTGCTTCTGAGGGTGAGTGGGAGGTTGCTGAAGAACATTAGCCAGGAGTGGAACAGGTTCCACAAGCAAGGAGGAACGGGAGGCTTCCTTGGAGCAGGGCCAGGAAGGCAGGACCCGGAACAGGAGCAGCTCCTGCAGCCTTGAGCGCCGCcaaggaggactccaggactcAGAGAAAAGCGATCACCACCCCCTAACTCCACCCTCGCAACAGGTTGGAGGATCAGCTCACCTGAGGCCAGGAGGCTAGGGCTGCAAGGGCCCTGAGCCCCGGATGTGGAAGCTGTAGGGCACCTCCCCTCGCCATATGAGCCCCAGCCTTGGCTGCTGcggctggctgcctctgccatgcCCCTGGCCCTCAGACATTCTAGCCTTGGCTTGTATTTGTATTCCCACAGCTGCTGTCCCGCCAGACCCGCTGCAACCCACCTGCTgtcgccgctgccgccaccaccgtGCGCACTGCGCCTGCCCCGTTAGTTTACAACGCCTGCGTGCAAGGCCCGCCCCTGGCTCCCAGGCACTGGATAGACCATCTCACAACCATCGCCGGTTGGGTTCTGCACAGGGCTCCATACCGCGTTACATATCAGAATAACCCTCTTAGCGAGTCGACCAGAGCTGACCAGTCCTAGGGCTCCACCGTCCTGCTTGCTCCACCGCCTACTGAGCCCCTTCAGAGGGTCCAGGTTGGGGGCGGAGCCCACCCTGAAAGCACGGGGGCAGATACTCTAGCTCTCCCACCCCAACACAATCACTCCAGCCAACAGGACATCGTCCAGGCCCCCACCACAGGATCATGTGGGGTTTGCAAATGTCCAGCACAGTGAGATGAAGACAGGAGTCTGGCCCAGTGGCCTTGACAGTCTCTAAATCTCAGTGGGGTGGCGGGAACTAACTTACACTATAGGCAAGAGAAAGCAGCCTTTGGGGAGAGTTCTGTGAATTGGCAGAATCTGAAGAGCTGTTGTCCCATAAAAAGACAGCACCCAGCATCGTAAGACAGCTTGCAGCTCTACAGCTGCGGTGCCCTCAAACGTCAATGACAGCCTCAACAGCCTCAAGCGCCTGACAGGCCTAACATTCTCAAGGGATTCCAACATCAGCTCTCCACTAGTGATAGCCGGGAGTACTCCCTACTTCTCACCAGCATTCACACCACGATGGGGCTAGCTCCGGCACAAGATCTCCAGAGTCCACTCTGGCTCATTTATGCTTAGGTCTGAggagtctttttctttctgttcttctcattttgaaagcaaaaatGCTAGCTAAGCTTGGTGGCTTGTGCCTGTAATGCTGGCACAAGGGAAATTGAAGGTAGCTGGGCGagagacctctctctctctctctttatatatatacacacacatatatatataaattgtgtgtatgtgtatatatgtgtatatacatatagatgatagatggatatagatagatacagagtatattgtgtgtgtatagagtATTGTATATATATAGTGAGAGTGTATATATAGtgagagtgtatatatatatatatatatatatatgagagtgTGTATATATAGTGAGAAAGCTGTGTTAAGGTGTTGATTTGTTGACAGCAAAACAATAGCCCAGCCCAGCCAGGCAAAACCAAAGTGGGCACCTGTTTCTCCCAGAACTTTATATGTTTAGTCTATAAGACATATCTAATATAtttagtatataatatataataagcaTACAACTATATAATATATCCTTGATTATGTGTGATGAGGATAGAATGGTATATAATATACACTACTAAAAATCTatgtattcatacacacaaatgttCAAGTTTACCGGTGTTAATGGACACCCTGTCTTGGGACACACCTGGATGACTCGCTCAGATGAAAACAAAGTGTGGGGATACTTGGAACACTCTGGTTTTAGTCAACTCCTTGGGCTACCTGACATCGTCTGAAAGGGTTGCTGCTGTTTGCACAGTCCCTGCC
Above is a window of Onychomys torridus chromosome 8, mOncTor1.1, whole genome shotgun sequence DNA encoding:
- the Slc7a4 gene encoding cationic amino acid transporter 4 isoform X1; this encodes MAEAASRSSQGWGSYGEGRCPTASTSGAQGPCSPSLLASVSRSWLRTPQPSAMSPGLPSTARLARFCQKLNRLKPLEESSMETSLRRCLSTLDLTLLGVGGMVGSGLYVLTGTVAKDMAGPAVLLSFLVAAVASLLAALCYAEFGARVPRTGSAYLFTYVSMGEIWAFLIGWNVLLEYLIGGAAVARAWSGYLDAIFNHSIRNFTESHMGVWQMPFLARYPDFLAAGILLVASAFVSCGARVSSWLNHTFSAISMIVILFIIVLGFILARPHNWSLEEGGFAPYGFSGILAGTATCFYAFVGFDVIAASSEEAKNPRWAVPMAIAISLGLAAGAYILVSTVLTLMVPWHSLDPDSALADAFYRRGYSWAGFIVAVGSICAMNTVLLSNLFSLPRIVYAMAADGLFFQVFARVHPRTQVPVVGILVFGVLMALLALLMDLEALVQFLSIGTLLAYTFVATSIIVLRFQKAAPPGSLCLASPGPTTKKYDSFSDHIQLVGAEQTSMSETGQLRPALKPFLGFLNGCSPGTAVAWALGILVASAIFLACVLVFGNSDLHLPRWGYVLLLAISGSVFLFSLLVLGAHQQQKKQDTFQIPLVPLTPALSILLNICLMLKLSYLTWLRFIFWLLVGLVVYFGYGIWHSKENQREPLELTTAHYVVFPSGSLEETVQAVQPASQAPGQEAGCTE
- the Slc7a4 gene encoding cationic amino acid transporter 4 isoform X2, whose amino-acid sequence is MSPGLPSTARLARFCQKLNRLKPLEESSMETSLRRCLSTLDLTLLGVGGMVGSGLYVLTGTVAKDMAGPAVLLSFLVAAVASLLAALCYAEFGARVPRTGSAYLFTYVSMGEIWAFLIGWNVLLEYLIGGAAVARAWSGYLDAIFNHSIRNFTESHMGVWQMPFLARYPDFLAAGILLVASAFVSCGARVSSWLNHTFSAISMIVILFIIVLGFILARPHNWSLEEGGFAPYGFSGILAGTATCFYAFVGFDVIAASSEEAKNPRWAVPMAIAISLGLAAGAYILVSTVLTLMVPWHSLDPDSALADAFYRRGYSWAGFIVAVGSICAMNTVLLSNLFSLPRIVYAMAADGLFFQVFARVHPRTQVPVVGILVFGVLMALLALLMDLEALVQFLSIGTLLAYTFVATSIIVLRFQKAAPPGSLCLASPGPTTKKYDSFSDHIQLVGAEQTSMSETGQLRPALKPFLGFLNGCSPGTAVAWALGILVASAIFLACVLVFGNSDLHLPRWGYVLLLAISGSVFLFSLLVLGAHQQQKKQDTFQIPLVPLTPALSILLNICLMLKLSYLTWLRFIFWLLVGLVVYFGYGIWHSKENQREPLELTTAHYVVFPSGSLEETVQAVQPASQAPGQEAGCTE